The DNA region CGGATGTCATCCAGGGCATTCTGATGATATTTTTCTCCTGCCTGCTCATCCCCTTCGGCTTGATCAAGATCGGCGGATTTTCCGGCCTGCACGCCGCGGTGCCGGAACACATGTTCTGGCTGTTCGGCACCGAGGCGCTGAGCGAATATGCCTGGTACACCATCGCGGCGATGTCGTTCGCCAATCTCGTCTCGATCACGGCGGTAGCCACCGGTATGCAGGTGAGCGGGTCGGCGACCAACGAGAATACCGCGCGCTTCGGCATTATCGGCGGCATGATGTTCAAGCGGGTGATGATGATTTTTTGGGCATTCGCCGGCCTGCTCGCCATCGGCTTGTTTGCCGGGCAATTGAATGATCCCGATCTCATCTGGGGCTACATGACGCAACAGCTTCTCGGCCCGGGCTTCATCGGCATCATGATGGTCGGCATTCTGGCTGCCAACATGTCCTCGCTGGATGTGCAGTCGGTCTCGCTCGCCGCGTTGTTCGTCAATCAAGTGTACAAGCCACTGGCGCCGCACAAATCCGAACAGCACTACATGGCCGTGGGCCGCGTGGTGATCTTTCTCACGATTTTCGGCGGCATCGGCATGGCGCTCTACGTCAAAAACTTGCTGGAGCTGTTCAAATACTTCATCAGCATGCCGGCCATTTTCGGCGCCGCGATCTGGCTGGGCTTCATGTGGCGCCGGCTGAGCGCCAAGGCGGTGACGATTCAAGTCTTCGTTTCGTTTCTGATCATCGTCATCATCCCCAATCTATTCACCACATGGGGCGTGACGCGCGGCCATGCGCCGTTTCTGAAGCAAACGGAAGAACGGCAAATCGTCGTTCACACCAAGGCGCTGCAGACCGACGTGGATGCCGGCCTGGCCCGCGAAGTGGGCGAACGCATCGCCAAAACCCGCGTCATTCCGCCCTACCCGATTTTCTTCGACAAAATGGCGCGCGAGAATCCCGAAGATCCCAATTCCCGCCTGATCGGCATCGGCCGGTTCAATGCCGAGTTGTGGGTGCTGAGCTGGTTCGGCCTCGATTTTTCCGGCTTCAACAAAGCCCAGCTCGAAGCCACGCGCTTCGCGTTCGATGCCCTGTTTCCGCTGCTGTGCTTGATTGTGCTGAGCTATTTCACCCGGCCCGCCAGCCGCAAGACGCTGGACTTTTTCTTCGCCAAAGTGCACACGCCGATTCAGCCCACGCACGAAGAAGACACGCGGCTGGTGCTGGCCAACGCGGCACACATGCAGCACTTCGAATCGCGCAAACTCTTTCCCAGAACCCAATGGGAGTTTCACAAGCCGATGAAGATGGATTACCTCGGCTTCTTCGGCACCTGGGGACTGGTTGGGTTGATCGTTTTGTTGTTGTGGATTGTGGTCAATCTCGGTGCTTAGCACAACGGCGCAAGGCCGGACTTGGACACAAGGGCTGGCAGAGAAATCTCCTCACTCCGCGTCCAAGTCCGACTTCGCATGTGTATCCAACGGAGACTTGGCATGAGTATGAACAAAAAATTCCGTCTCAACCGTCTCTTTGGCACCTCCGGCAAATGCCTGGATGTTGCCATCGACCACGGCTTCTTCAATGAAGTGAGCTTTCTCAGCGGCATCGAGAACCTCGAGCACGCCATTCATGCGCTGGTGGCGGCACAGCCCGATGCCATTCAACTCACCGTCGGCCAGGCGGAAATCCTGCAGCGCATTCCCGGCAAGCACAAGCCGGCACTGGTGTTGCGCACCGACGTCGCGAATTGCTACAACCCGCAGGTCCACGACGTGCTGTTCAGCTACGTCATCGATGATGCGGTCGAGCAGGCGCTGGTGCTCGACGCCGCGTGCGTGGTGGTGAATTTGTTGATCCTGCCCAACCAGCCGGATTTGCACCGCCAGTGCGTGGCCAACGTCGCGCGCCTGAAACCGGTCTGCGAACGCTACGGCATGCCGCTGATGGTCGAACCGCTGGTGATGC from bacterium includes:
- a CDS encoding sodium:solute symporter family protein gives rise to the protein MHIIGMHVLDATIIVAYFAVMIWIGKILQKRMHSTEDYFMGGRRMGRLYQFFLNFGGSTDASQAAAVSREIYRQGIAGMWIQYLVLFLTPFYWFTSMLFRRARLVTLGDFFTERFESKFLGGAFAVFTIFMALFGTAVGYLVSAKTFMALTPKPASAYTAAERLKVDSYYEYRELKVLYTEGKLPEEKQARYQELRSMDNKGQLGAFISHVKPVYFYFAYGTIVCIYVLLGGLTAAAMTDVIQGILMIFFSCLLIPFGLIKIGGFSGLHAAVPEHMFWLFGTEALSEYAWYTIAAMSFANLVSITAVATGMQVSGSATNENTARFGIIGGMMFKRVMMIFWAFAGLLAIGLFAGQLNDPDLIWGYMTQQLLGPGFIGIMMVGILAANMSSLDVQSVSLAALFVNQVYKPLAPHKSEQHYMAVGRVVIFLTIFGGIGMALYVKNLLELFKYFISMPAIFGAAIWLGFMWRRLSAKAVTIQVFVSFLIIVIIPNLFTTWGVTRGHAPFLKQTEERQIVVHTKALQTDVDAGLAREVGERIAKTRVIPPYPIFFDKMARENPEDPNSRLIGIGRFNAELWVLSWFGLDFSGFNKAQLEATRFAFDALFPLLCLIVLSYFTRPASRKTLDFFFAKVHTPIQPTHEEDTRLVLANAAHMQHFESRKLFPRTQWEFHKPMKMDYLGFFGTWGLVGLIVLLLWIVVNLGA
- a CDS encoding aldolase translates to MNKKFRLNRLFGTSGKCLDVAIDHGFFNEVSFLSGIENLEHAIHALVAAQPDAIQLTVGQAEILQRIPGKHKPALVLRTDVANCYNPQVHDVLFSYVIDDAVEQALVLDAACVVVNLLILPNQPDLHRQCVANVARLKPVCERYGMPLMVEPLVMQPNEKKGGYQVDGDLNKILPLVRQASELGADIIKADPCDDVSQYHRVITIAGRPVLPRGGGKAAEREVLQRTYDLIQQGASGIVYGRNIIQHEKPVAMTRALMAIVHEGASVNQALALLKD